The proteins below come from a single Triticum aestivum cultivar Chinese Spring chromosome 5D, IWGSC CS RefSeq v2.1, whole genome shotgun sequence genomic window:
- the LOC123121999 gene encoding uncharacterized protein isoform X3 → MTDRGDGPIGSLPEHLLVEILTRLPTHEWVQISCVSKHWASMFRGEYLWQTAIARKWPSAGFRKRWPGPIPRGSARRRFQALYVSENLVPSGGEIDELVGHTYLYLKEQLERVAVPPSSILHGTIIDQFIACGRTGEKAHELASNIWIAVIDNLEENQQTFMLLKHLAQEGDFFLPFPYSRSYKVLWRVFDKLFTDFRDCFNGADYHEALAGAKSRFQPVPSSWLGH, encoded by the exons ATGACGGACAGAGGTGATGGACCAATTGGTAGTCTCCCTGAACATCTCCTTGTAGAAATATTGACTCGGTTACCAACCCACGAGTGGGTTCAAATATCATGTGTCAGCAAGCATTGGGCAAGCATGTTCCGAGGAGAATACTTGTGGCAAACCGCTATTGCAAGGAAATGGCCATCAGCTGGTTTCCGGAAACGCTGGCCTGGGCCAATTCCCAGAGGCTCTGCTAGGAG AAGATTCCAAGCACTTTATGTCAGCGAGAACCTTGTACCATCTGGTGGGGAGATTGACGAGCTTGTTGGTCACACATATCTCTATCTAAAAGAACAACTTGAGCGTGTTGCCGTTCCTCCATCCAGCATACTTCATGGCACCATCATTG ATCAGTTCATTGCTTGTGGTAGGACAGGAGAAAAGGCCCATGAACTTGCTTCGAATATATGGATTGCAGTCATTGACAATTTGGAAGAAAACCAGCAGACATTCATGCTGTTAAAACACCTAGCGCAAGAAGGAGAT TTTTTCCTTCCATTTCCATATTCGAGGTCGTATAAAGTACTGTGGAGGGTGTTTGACAAGCTGTTCACCGACTTCCGTGACTGTTTCAACGGGGCAGATTACCATGAGGCGCTAGCAGGTGCCAAGTCTAGGTTTCAGCCAGTACCTTCTTCATGGCTTGGACATTAG
- the LOC123121999 gene encoding uncharacterized protein isoform X4 yields the protein MTDRGDGPIGSLPEHLLVEILTRLPTHEWVQISCVSKHWASMFRGEYLWQTAIARKWPSAGFRKRWPGPIPRGSARRFQALYVSENLVPSGGEIDELVGHTYLYLKEQLERVAVPPSSILHGTIIDQFIACGRTGEKAHELASNIWIAVIDNLEENQQTFMLLKHLAQEGDFFLPFPYSRSYKVLWRVFDKLFTDFRDCFNGADYHEALAGAKSRFQPVPSSWLGH from the exons ATGACGGACAGAGGTGATGGACCAATTGGTAGTCTCCCTGAACATCTCCTTGTAGAAATATTGACTCGGTTACCAACCCACGAGTGGGTTCAAATATCATGTGTCAGCAAGCATTGGGCAAGCATGTTCCGAGGAGAATACTTGTGGCAAACCGCTATTGCAAGGAAATGGCCATCAGCTGGTTTCCGGAAACGCTGGCCTGGGCCAATTCCCAGAGGCTCTGCTAGGAG ATTCCAAGCACTTTATGTCAGCGAGAACCTTGTACCATCTGGTGGGGAGATTGACGAGCTTGTTGGTCACACATATCTCTATCTAAAAGAACAACTTGAGCGTGTTGCCGTTCCTCCATCCAGCATACTTCATGGCACCATCATTG ATCAGTTCATTGCTTGTGGTAGGACAGGAGAAAAGGCCCATGAACTTGCTTCGAATATATGGATTGCAGTCATTGACAATTTGGAAGAAAACCAGCAGACATTCATGCTGTTAAAACACCTAGCGCAAGAAGGAGAT TTTTTCCTTCCATTTCCATATTCGAGGTCGTATAAAGTACTGTGGAGGGTGTTTGACAAGCTGTTCACCGACTTCCGTGACTGTTTCAACGGGGCAGATTACCATGAGGCGCTAGCAGGTGCCAAGTCTAGGTTTCAGCCAGTACCTTCTTCATGGCTTGGACATTAG
- the LOC123121999 gene encoding uncharacterized protein isoform X1 yields METPNTCSFCSLFDSLMTDRGDGPIGSLPEHLLVEILTRLPTHEWVQISCVSKHWASMFRGEYLWQTAIARKWPSAGFRKRWPGPIPRGSARRRFQALYVSENLVPSGGEIDELVGHTYLYLKEQLERVAVPPSSILHGTIIDQFIACGRTGEKAHELASNIWIAVIDNLEENQQTFMLLKHLAQEGDFFLPFPYSRSYKVLWRVFDKLFTDFRDCFNGADYHEALAGAKSRFQPVPSSWLGH; encoded by the exons ATGGAAACACCAAACACTTGTTCTTTTTGTTCTCTGTTTGATAGCCTTATGACGGACAGAGGTGATGGACCAATTGGTAGTCTCCCTGAACATCTCCTTGTAGAAATATTGACTCGGTTACCAACCCACGAGTGGGTTCAAATATCATGTGTCAGCAAGCATTGGGCAAGCATGTTCCGAGGAGAATACTTGTGGCAAACCGCTATTGCAAGGAAATGGCCATCAGCTGGTTTCCGGAAACGCTGGCCTGGGCCAATTCCCAGAGGCTCTGCTAGGAG AAGATTCCAAGCACTTTATGTCAGCGAGAACCTTGTACCATCTGGTGGGGAGATTGACGAGCTTGTTGGTCACACATATCTCTATCTAAAAGAACAACTTGAGCGTGTTGCCGTTCCTCCATCCAGCATACTTCATGGCACCATCATTG ATCAGTTCATTGCTTGTGGTAGGACAGGAGAAAAGGCCCATGAACTTGCTTCGAATATATGGATTGCAGTCATTGACAATTTGGAAGAAAACCAGCAGACATTCATGCTGTTAAAACACCTAGCGCAAGAAGGAGAT TTTTTCCTTCCATTTCCATATTCGAGGTCGTATAAAGTACTGTGGAGGGTGTTTGACAAGCTGTTCACCGACTTCCGTGACTGTTTCAACGGGGCAGATTACCATGAGGCGCTAGCAGGTGCCAAGTCTAGGTTTCAGCCAGTACCTTCTTCATGGCTTGGACATTAG
- the LOC123121999 gene encoding uncharacterized protein isoform X2 has product METPNTCSFCSLFDSLMTDRGDGPIGSLPEHLLVEILTRLPTHEWVQISCVSKHWASMFRGEYLWQTAIARKWPSAGFRKRWPGPIPRGSARRFQALYVSENLVPSGGEIDELVGHTYLYLKEQLERVAVPPSSILHGTIIDQFIACGRTGEKAHELASNIWIAVIDNLEENQQTFMLLKHLAQEGDFFLPFPYSRSYKVLWRVFDKLFTDFRDCFNGADYHEALAGAKSRFQPVPSSWLGH; this is encoded by the exons ATGGAAACACCAAACACTTGTTCTTTTTGTTCTCTGTTTGATAGCCTTATGACGGACAGAGGTGATGGACCAATTGGTAGTCTCCCTGAACATCTCCTTGTAGAAATATTGACTCGGTTACCAACCCACGAGTGGGTTCAAATATCATGTGTCAGCAAGCATTGGGCAAGCATGTTCCGAGGAGAATACTTGTGGCAAACCGCTATTGCAAGGAAATGGCCATCAGCTGGTTTCCGGAAACGCTGGCCTGGGCCAATTCCCAGAGGCTCTGCTAGGAG ATTCCAAGCACTTTATGTCAGCGAGAACCTTGTACCATCTGGTGGGGAGATTGACGAGCTTGTTGGTCACACATATCTCTATCTAAAAGAACAACTTGAGCGTGTTGCCGTTCCTCCATCCAGCATACTTCATGGCACCATCATTG ATCAGTTCATTGCTTGTGGTAGGACAGGAGAAAAGGCCCATGAACTTGCTTCGAATATATGGATTGCAGTCATTGACAATTTGGAAGAAAACCAGCAGACATTCATGCTGTTAAAACACCTAGCGCAAGAAGGAGAT TTTTTCCTTCCATTTCCATATTCGAGGTCGTATAAAGTACTGTGGAGGGTGTTTGACAAGCTGTTCACCGACTTCCGTGACTGTTTCAACGGGGCAGATTACCATGAGGCGCTAGCAGGTGCCAAGTCTAGGTTTCAGCCAGTACCTTCTTCATGGCTTGGACATTAG
- the LOC123120694 gene encoding uncharacterized protein, with protein sequence MYHINIQIVKEDGIRETQYSPQIQSATKLSQHAGQKYKKPNSKYGKKRGITHRSGEAGRGAWLLGVSRLQGASGPRRGTGGGGKKCRRVGWRRGTKKRSEGHGRLSFSRLLVCLARGRVAPRFLRRFHAWCAFLGARSVVCRHRPWKVERTLCGPSVGHGLLDAHTVRGEEDGRLSPAQASAGEIPESHRLLVPAADRILLCCRRRSGGGGRETSARRSWALTQKCPPTTARSHPLELTLSFPSHPPGHPSLAPLQIPVVAGLSSPSSPLSHPASSLSPHHRATPFPPTARNPPPVGQNLDFLGAGDELLAGGGAGSACFDAGDEATWIRAGCCWRTSGCGWTWCGASARCWPTTRRAPPRCGTPGAHPERRRCRGLVRPPLPRPPRPWVPLAARPRACAVYASNDAAFTDEEFASIPRIGGRKKSSQAWKTGSKMGASYTLYRC encoded by the exons ATGTACCATATAAATATACAAATTGTTAAAGAAGATGGAATCAGAGAAACACAATATTCTCCACAGATACAGAGCGCAACAAAGTTA AGCCAGCACGCCGGCCAGAAATACAAGAAACCCAACTCGAAATACGGCAAGAAGCGCGGTATCACGCACCGGAGCGGGGAGGCCGGGAGAGGGGCGTGGCTCCTCGGGGTCTCCCGGCTCCAGGGGGCCTCCGGACCCCGGAGAGGAACGGGCGGAGGGGGAAAGAAATGTCGCCGAGTcgggtggaggagggggacgaAAAAGAGGAGCGAAGGACATGGACGGCTCAGCTTTAGCCGCCTCCTCGTGTGCCTTGCTCGGGGACGCGTAGCTCCACGTTTCCTCCGCAGGTTCCACGCCTGGTGTGCTTTCCTGGGGGCGCGTAGCGTAGTGTGTCGGCACCGCCCGTGGAAGGTGGAACGAACCTTGTGCGGTCCGTCCGTCGGGCATGGCCTGTTGGACGCCCATACAGTGAGAGGAGAGGAGGACGGGCGCCTGAGCCCAGCCCAAGCGAGCGCAGGAGAAATCCCCGAATCGCATCGCCTCCTCGTCCCCGCGGCGGACCGAATCCTCCTCTGCTGCCGCCGGAgatcaggaggaggaggaagggagacCAGCGCGCGGCGGAGCTGGGCGCTCACTCAG AAATGCCCTCCCACCACCGCTCGCTCTCACCCACTCGAGCTCACTCTCTCGTTCCCCTCTCACCCACCCGGCCACCCCTCTCTCGCTCCCCTCCagatccccgtcgtcgccggcctctCCTCGCCATCGTCACCGCTGAGCCACCCCGCTTCCTCTCTTTCTCCGCACCACCGAGCCACCCCGTTTCCTCCCACCGCCAGAAATCCACCACCCGTAGGTCAAAACCTTGATTTTTTAGGCGCCGGCGATGAGCTTCTGGCCGGCGGAGGCGCTGGATCCGCGTGcttcgacgccggcgacgaagcgacATGGATCCGGGCGGGATGCTGCTGGAGGACTTCGGGCTGTGGGTGGACCTGGTGCGGCGCATCCGCGAGGTGCTGGCCAACTACCCGGAGGGCACCACCGCGCTGCGGGACGCCGGGAGCTCATCCAGAACGCCGACGATGCCGGGGCCTCGTGCGtccgcctctgcctcgaccgccgCGCCCATGGGTCCCGCTCGCTGCTCGCCCCCGCGCTTGCGCAGTGTACGCCAGCAACGACGCCGCCTTCACCGACGAAGAGTTCGCCAGCATCCCCCGCATCGGCGGCCGCAAGAAGTCCTCCCAGGCCTGGAAGACCGGCAGCAAGATGGGCGCTAGCTACACTCTCTATCGCTGCTGA